A part of Candidatus Bathyarchaeota archaeon genomic DNA contains:
- a CDS encoding trypsin-like peptidase domain-containing protein, translating into MSIDETTVLDIIEKASKSVVNISTVKLVHNIFYQAVPVGGMGSGTIIDQAGLILTNNHVVGGAEKITVTLWNNQVLEGTLVGNCAIHDLAVVKVEAADLPSAQLSDSEKLRVGQRVYAIGNPFGLAGGPSVTSGVVSAINRTIESERGLIEGLVQTDAAINPGNSGGPLLDVSGEVVAISTAIIPYAQGIGFAIPINAAKRCTHDLITEGAQPKPWLGIVGLTLTPQVARYYSLPVDHGVYVTKVASGSPAQAAGMVQGDIILQIGNVETRRIEDLVSEVQRRGVGEATRVFAVRGGREYYFDLKLSEAP; encoded by the coding sequence TTGTCAATCGATGAAACCACGGTATTAGACATTATAGAGAAAGCCAGCAAAAGCGTCGTCAACATATCCACCGTCAAGCTAGTCCACAACATCTTCTACCAAGCCGTGCCCGTGGGCGGCATGGGCTCAGGAACCATCATCGACCAAGCAGGCTTAATCTTAACCAACAACCACGTGGTCGGCGGCGCAGAAAAAATCACTGTAACCCTCTGGAACAACCAGGTCCTAGAGGGCACCTTGGTGGGCAACTGCGCCATCCATGACTTAGCCGTTGTTAAGGTGGAGGCGGCGGATTTGCCCTCGGCGCAGTTATCTGACTCTGAGAAGCTGCGGGTGGGGCAGCGGGTCTACGCCATCGGCAACCCCTTCGGCCTCGCAGGCGGACCCAGCGTCACCAGCGGCGTAGTCAGCGCCATAAACCGCACCATCGAATCCGAACGTGGCTTAATCGAGGGGCTGGTGCAGACCGACGCAGCCATCAACCCCGGTAACAGCGGCGGCCCCCTGCTGGATGTATCGGGTGAAGTGGTGGCTATAAGCACCGCCATCATTCCCTACGCGCAGGGCATCGGCTTTGCCATCCCCATAAACGCGGCTAAACGCTGCACCCACGACTTAATCACCGAAGGCGCCCAACCTAAACCCTGGCTGGGCATCGTCGGCTTAACGCTGACGCCGCAAGTGGCTCGCTACTACAGCTTACCCGTGGACCACGGAGTCTACGTGACTAAGGTGGCATCTGGCAGCCCAGCGCAGGCAGCCGGCATGGTTCAAGGCGACATCATCCTGCAGATCGGCAACGTGGAAACCCGCAGAATCGAGGATTTAGTGTCTGAGGTGCAGCGGCGAGGCGTAGGCGAGGCAACCCGGGTTTTCGCGGTTAGGGGAGGACGCGAATACTACTTTGACCTTAAACTCAGCGAGGCGCCATAG
- a CDS encoding CoA-binding protein — MSQSQIREILLKYRVIAVVGLSDEPGKPSYSVAAYLQKHGYRIIPVNPNIESALGQKSYGSLLEVPPEIQCSIEVVDIFRRSNAVAPIVEQAIMLKRRLGRPMVVWMQMGVADLHSAALAQKAGLAVVMNKCMMEEHFRLLH, encoded by the coding sequence ATGAGCCAGAGCCAAATCCGCGAAATCCTGCTCAAATATCGGGTGATCGCCGTCGTGGGGTTATCTGACGAGCCAGGCAAACCCAGCTACAGCGTCGCAGCGTACCTCCAAAAACATGGCTACCGAATAATCCCCGTTAACCCCAACATCGAATCGGCGCTGGGACAAAAAAGCTACGGCAGCCTCCTTGAAGTGCCCCCGGAAATCCAGTGCAGCATCGAGGTGGTGGATATTTTTCGGCGAAGCAACGCGGTCGCGCCGATCGTCGAGCAAGCCATCATGCTTAAGCGGAGGCTTGGGCGCCCCATGGTGGTTTGGATGCAGATGGGCGTTGCCGATTTGCATTCGGCTGCCCTAGCACAGAAGGCGGGGTTAGCTGTGGTTATGAATAAGTGTATGATGGAGGAGCATTTTAGGCTGCTGCATTAG
- a CDS encoding PAC2 family protein, with translation MDKPYLRKLTNPPLDNPIFVQGLPGFGNVGRIAAHLLIKFCDAKPFAELYSPTFPDYIGISTKGIAHLPRYEFYYAPMEKNNLIIMTGEVQPSFDDVVAHYVVCDSVLDFVEEIGCHFVVTMGGVPITEDKAQVYIAASSPRLAAEFMEKGGVIYSKGKIVGGTGLTLALAKERKIDGVSLLGTTMGFKADKGAGFLVFKFLMKALGKEIKEGFVDNNPIEEQ, from the coding sequence ATGGATAAGCCCTACCTACGTAAACTCACCAACCCCCCCTTAGACAACCCAATCTTCGTTCAGGGGCTACCGGGCTTCGGCAACGTAGGACGAATAGCGGCTCATCTGCTCATCAAATTCTGCGACGCTAAACCCTTCGCGGAACTCTACTCGCCCACCTTCCCCGACTACATCGGCATATCCACCAAAGGCATCGCGCACCTGCCCAGATACGAATTCTATTATGCGCCCATGGAGAAAAACAACCTCATCATCATGACAGGCGAAGTGCAGCCCAGCTTCGACGACGTCGTCGCCCACTATGTGGTCTGCGATTCCGTGTTGGATTTTGTGGAGGAAATCGGCTGCCACTTCGTAGTCACCATGGGCGGAGTCCCCATAACCGAGGATAAAGCGCAGGTGTACATCGCCGCGTCTTCGCCGCGTCTTGCTGCTGAATTCATGGAGAAGGGCGGAGTCATCTACAGTAAGGGCAAAATCGTGGGGGGCACGGGCTTAACTTTGGCTTTGGCGAAGGAACGTAAAATCGACGGGGTCAGTTTGCTGGGTACAACGATGGGTTTTAAGGCGGATAAGGGCGCTGGATTTTTGGTTTTCAAGTTTTTAATGAAGGCTTTAGGAAAAGAAATAAAAGAAGGTTTTGTAGACAACAATCCAATTGAAGAGCAATAA